The sequence below is a genomic window from Meles meles chromosome 3, mMelMel3.1 paternal haplotype, whole genome shotgun sequence.
TAGATGGGATTATGCAATTATTTAATTCTTCAATGCTCTTTTTTTCTGTAACAAACATGAATTGCTCTTATGAGGAGttgttttaaagtaaataaacagATAACAAGTTCCTGTCTTTGGGGTATCACTCTTCagctgaaaacaagaaagaaaaataaaggtgtTGTCCCCTTTATGTGTGGTGATTACAAATCAAATGTTGTATCTCATTACAACatggtttttaaatttagctttaaaataaaattaatttaaggattcttctactaaaaaaaaagaagaagaaaaatgaaatattcctcGTGTCCATATTATATTTTCCAAACTTGCAATTCATGCTGACCTACTCTAGTTCTTGGTATTCATTTTCACCTGGATATCCACAGAGATGCTGCATTCATAATATACTTCTTCTCCAAGCCATCCCTTAAGCTGGTTTGTCAACAATTTCCAAGttgttttttcaaaatgctggcttTCATGGTCCTTTGTGTATGGTTTCACCTCAGACAATAACTTCTTTCTGAGTTTAGGGTCTGTACATTTCTGTTTGGACCGCAAGAGGACATGCCCCACAGGTAGGCATGCATTTACAGACTCTTCATTTATCCCATATTCTAACTTCTCCAGCAGCTGGATCCTTGTCAGTCCCAAACAAGTTGATGGCAGGAAACTGTGTCCGTACAGCTAACATTTAATTGTTGATATGGAGGACATACGcctttttttgttaatttctgaATGTTGGAAGTGTTCAAAAGCCAAATATTTGATTGGTGTCTATTCAATAAGGTAAATATTTAGTCCGCTTTCACTGAGGCAATGCCCCCTGCCCTGGGCAGATCTCCCAAAGCTGCTGCAAAAATAACCCTGCACAATGcttcttattatttcctttaactGACCCATTGAGCATAGTTTTAGGTTGAGTTGGAATGTGAAAAAGAATGTCCCTCATTTCTGCTCATTCTGTGAGTGCTCGTGGGAGGGAAGAAAATCCCCTCACCTCTGCACAATCAAATCTGCTTTTCGTTTCTTGGATAACGCTACCTTCATTACTGGGTAGGAGACTGGACCAAATCATTGACAACTCAGAGTCAAGTAAATTCCAGGCTGTTTTATTTCAAGGGCCCCAAGGCTGTTACTTTCCTGACCACATACAGGTAATTCAAGTATTTTATGAATAGATCCTGTCTCTCATTCCTGTCTACACCCGCAGTTTACGGTTCAGAGTCCGGCACAGAGTGAGTCAccaacacatttttttccctccagttgAGTTTATAATCATGAAACATGAGAGTTGATCATATTAATTGAAGCCATTTTTCCACAAATTTTAGCAGGTAATTTGTCAGTTAGCAGAGAAATAGACTTAAAGTTAGTGGATTCTGACAAAACTATTtgctttttcccccctaaattattttattgctaATTATATGATTGAaagcttattttataaaaagatacaTCCACTTATCTCACTTAACTAGATTACAAAATATTGAGGCAAATGTTACGGCTTTCATCTCTTTACAGACGAACATGTTTTTAGTACCTCAGCCTCCAGTTCCAGGAATGGGCAGGCAGGTGACCCAGTTCAGGTGTGAGGGGGCTCAGTGAAATGCATCCACTGTTGGGACCAAACAATGTATACCATTTTCTGCATGAGTGATAGCTCAGATGTTAACCTCTGCAAACAGGTTTATCAAGCCAAGAGTGATGGAAAGAAGTAACATGAGCTCTGGAGGAGACTTCATTCTGCTGGGGTTCTCTGACCTCCCAAAGCTGGagaccattctgtttttcattaacACAGTTTTTTACCTTCTGGCTGTGGTGGGGAACTCGACCATCATCTTTCTCTCCCTGGTGGACCCTCGGCTGCACTTGCctatgtacttcttcctcagcaATCTGTCCCTCCTGGACCTCTGCTCCACGACTAGCAGCATACCTCAGATGCTGGTCAACCTCTGGGGACCACACAAGACCATCACTTATGTAGGTTGTGTTGTCCAGCTCTTTGCTTTCCTGTCTGTGGGGGCCACTGAGTGCATTCTCCTTTCagtcatggcctatgaccgctttGTGGCTGTTTGCAAGCCACTCCACTACATGGCCCTCATGCATCCACAGTTGTGCCTGCAACTGGCAGCCTTTGCCTGGCTCAGTGGGATCGCCAACTCTGTGCTCATGTCCCCAGTGACCATGTCCTTGGGGCGCTGTGGCCAGCGCCGCATCAACCACTTCGTGTGCGAGATGCCAGCCATCATCCGCATTTCCTGCGTGGACACCAGCCACGTTGAAGGCCTAGCTTTCTTCCTGGCCATCCCCATCGTGCTGGTGCCTCTCACCATGATCCTCGTGTCCTATGGCTTCATTGCAGCTGCGGTTGCACGCATCCGGTCTGCAGCCGGGAGGCGCAAGGCTTTCAACACCTGTTCTTCACACATGGCGGTGGTGTCCCTCTTTTACAGCAGCATAATCTACATGTACATGCAGCCTGGGAATGTGGCCAGCCAGGACCAGGGCAAGTTCCTCACACTCTTCTACTGTCTAGTGACCCCTACTCTGAATCCTTTCATCTACACGCTGAGAAACAAAGACGTGCAGGGGGCAGTGCGCAAGGTTCTAGGGAAAGACAGTGGCG
It includes:
- the LOC123939169 gene encoding putative olfactory receptor 2W6 is translated as MERSNMSSGGDFILLGFSDLPKLETILFFINTVFYLLAVVGNSTIIFLSLVDPRLHLPMYFFLSNLSLLDLCSTTSSIPQMLVNLWGPHKTITYVGCVVQLFAFLSVGATECILLSVMAYDRFVAVCKPLHYMALMHPQLCLQLAAFAWLSGIANSVLMSPVTMSLGRCGQRRINHFVCEMPAIIRISCVDTSHVEGLAFFLAIPIVLVPLTMILVSYGFIAAAVARIRSAAGRRKAFNTCSSHMAVVSLFYSSIIYMYMQPGNVASQDQGKFLTLFYCLVTPTLNPFIYTLRNKDVQGAVRKVLGKDSGALSMGAH